The following are encoded together in the Xiphophorus hellerii strain 12219 chromosome 3, Xiphophorus_hellerii-4.1, whole genome shotgun sequence genome:
- the tent5aa gene encoding terminal nucleotidyltransferase 5A, with translation MSEDDGSGCRSNPGGGVRDADASGVSVLSWEQVQRLDAILTETIPIHGRGNFPTLQMQPRQIVKVVRSRMEEKQIRVRDVRLNGSAASHVLHEDSGLGYKDLDLIFCADMKGESEFQTVKDIVLDCLLDFLPDCVNKEKITPLTLKEAYVQKMVKVNNDSDRWSLISLSNNRGKNVELKFVDSLRRQFEFSVDSFQIKLDSLLLFYECSENPMSETFHPTIVGESVYGDFGEALDHLRHKIICTRNPEEIRGGGLLKYCHLLVRGFRPASESEMKSLQRYMCSRFFIDFPDIGEQQRKLESYLQNHFVGLEDRKYDYLMTLHGVVNESTVCLMGHERRQTLGLIAMLAVRVLAEQNVIPNVANVTCYYQPAPYVADGNFSNYYIAQVQPVFACQQPAYSTWLPCN, from the exons ATGTCCGAGGACGACGGCAGCGGCTGCCGCTCCAACCCCGGCGGCGGGGTGCGCGACGCGGACGCCAGCGGCGTCAGCGTCCTCAGCTGGGAGCAAGTGCAGCGGCTGGACGCCATCCTCACCGAGACCATCCCCATCCACGGCCGGGGGAACTTCCCCACGCTGCAGATGCAGCCGCGGCAGATCGTCAAGGTGGTGCGGAGCCGGATGGAGGAGAAGCAGATCCGCGTGCGGGACGTCCGGCTGAACGGCTCCGCGGCCAGCCACGTCCTGCACGAGGACAGCGGGCTGGGCTACAAGGACCTGGACCTCATCTTCTGCGCGGACATGAAGGGCGAGAGCGAGTTCCAGACTGTAAAAGACATCGTTTTGGATTGCCTCCTGGATTTTTTACCCGACTGCGtcaacaaagagaaaataaccCCGTTGACTCTGAAG GAAGCCTACGTGCAAAAGATGGTGAAGGTGAACAACGACTCGGACCGCTGGAGCCTCATCTCTCTCTCCAACAACCGGGGGAAGAACGTGGAGCTGAAGTTCGTGGATTCCCTCCGGCGGCAGTTTGAGTTCAGCGTGGACTCCTTCCAGATCAAGCTGGACTCCTTGCTTCTGTTCTACGAGTGCTCTGAAAACCCCATGTCCGAGACCTTCCaccccaccatcgtgggcgagAGCGTCTACGGCGACTTCGGCGAGGCCCTGGACCACCTGCGCCACAAGATCATCTGCACCAGGAACCCAGAGGAGATCCGAGGCGGGGGGCTCCTCAAGTACTGTCACCTGCTGGTGAGGGGTTTCCGGCCAGCGTCGGAGTCCGAGATGAAGTCTCTGCAGCGCTACATGTGCTCTCGCTTCTTCATCGACTTCCCCGACATCGGAGAGCAGCAGCGCAAGCTGGAGTCCTACCTTCAGAACCACTTTGTAGGGCTGGAGGACCGCAAGTACGACTACCTGATGACCCTCCACGGAGTGGTCAACGAGAGCACCGTGTGCCTCATGGGACACGAGAGGAGGCAGACCCTCGGACTCATAGCCATGTTGGCGGTGCGAGTCCTCGCAGAGCAGAACGTCATCCCGAACGTGGCTAATGTGACGTGTTACTACCAGCCTGCTCCTTATGTGGCAGACGGTAACTTCAGTAACTACTACATAGCGCAGGTGCAGCCGGTGTTTGCCTGCCAGCAACCTGCGTACTCCACATGGCTGCCCTGTAACTGA